One Cyanobacteria bacterium FACHB-DQ100 DNA segment encodes these proteins:
- a CDS encoding helix-turn-helix transcriptional regulator — protein sequence MNAQRLTFEGIYQFFQTPQPVFLNQELTVCYLMSVLVRSESYGTELVQQLQQDYPNYRLSDTILQNSLRFLEKQALITSYWKKLEKRGRPRRMYHLRPEARSKAEDLAKLWWEHMGLAPADRSTPEPTPVV from the coding sequence ATGAATGCTCAACGCTTAACTTTCGAGGGAATTTATCAATTTTTTCAAACCCCGCAGCCGGTCTTTCTCAATCAAGAACTCACAGTTTGCTATTTGATGTCGGTGCTAGTTCGCTCTGAGTCCTATGGGACAGAACTGGTACAACAGCTACAGCAGGACTACCCCAACTATCGGCTGTCAGACACGATTCTGCAAAATTCGCTGCGGTTTCTGGAAAAACAAGCCCTGATCACAAGCTACTGGAAAAAACTAGAAAAGCGGGGTCGTCCGCGCCGAATGTATCACCTGCGCCCGGAAGCTCGGTCTAAAGCAGAAGACTTGGCAAAGCTCTGGTGGGAGCATATGGGACTCGCTCCTGCCGATCGCTCAACTCCAGAGCCAACCCCCGTGGTTTAA
- a CDS encoding DUF1622 domain-containing protein has product MNWERKPDSSRDTIASLVLPLTLILGLVLLLSLNAGQTSSETTESSPLEAWLKLLVSYLAAGAEMAAAFVIGAAVLRGIVSYGRQVFSRRQHLDATEGIRLQLGRVLALGLEFTVASDILRTAVAPTRQDILNLGAIVLLRTLLNHFLEREIQQGEQNRMSEQPAQPRV; this is encoded by the coding sequence ATGAACTGGGAAAGAAAACCAGATTCGTCCAGAGACACGATCGCGTCTCTGGTGTTACCGCTCACTCTGATTTTAGGTCTCGTACTCTTGCTCAGCCTCAATGCAGGACAGACTAGCTCAGAAACGACAGAAAGCAGTCCGTTGGAGGCTTGGCTGAAGTTGCTTGTGAGTTACTTAGCCGCCGGGGCGGAAATGGCGGCAGCATTTGTAATCGGAGCGGCGGTGCTTCGTGGCATCGTGAGCTATGGGCGGCAAGTGTTTTCTCGGAGGCAACATTTGGATGCCACCGAAGGGATTCGCCTACAATTGGGGCGAGTTCTGGCGCTGGGATTAGAGTTTACGGTTGCGAGCGACATTCTTCGTACTGCGGTTGCTCCAACTCGTCAAGACATTCTAAATTTGGGTGCGATCGTGCTGTTGCGAACCCTGTTGAACCATTTCCTAGAGCGCGAAATCCAGCAAGGCGAACAAAATCGGATGTCCGAGCAACCTGCACAACCGAGAGTGTGA
- a CDS encoding SMC family ATPase translates to MEILSVSLKNFKFHSDRSFSFQPGTNAICGENGAGKTSILEAVAWVLFDYTGAYTKDDLIRNGSNSAQVRVSFVSSRDQRTYDVSRCTRSSYTIYDPELGEKLNYTKKEDVLPWLREHLGVPIGTNLSDLFRNTIGVPQGTFTVDFLKTAEERKKVFDPILKVEEYKKVYKELGDLEKFAKAQSEKLERDIQQYEESLQEWDELSQQKEALSQTIAQIQIDLKHWEQQYDRLKADQEQYSVIAAQVQQLTANLEAIASRMRAEELNVQRLKLELETAEKSVAICTERRESYQTYMQADQALQAFDQSRTQQEKLLRDRQTRIESFSAYQSKLAVLTQKGERRSQIEADLKQLEPLIQQQSELEQQQTQLNQQLQACQSWKQTMQRDEKRLVQLQQNQKQLSDEIERLEGLGAIVKQIPQLEEQQQRYQQQLSRIEAATQFEADLRQIISQAQKRENIQTQHIRAATVTLKELQQATPLWQSQLETVLTTIAHSSKLNHLLMQDLQEILDDLSQQLVVDRLKQLLKETQTQLKTVRDQETQYRSLDAKFDQEERLAAEVAELRSLIAEHQSQLLTEPELTAKLAEITAQLQALDNPRDRSRYLTRDLKALAGLDAELTQVQSELKNGQDAITAIDLELKTFENLADQIQEQQNLRDRYREDYQLYLAHQQSANSFKDRKAQLEEAIAQLNQYQSQLQTLTNQKARLEESYDPEQVKQINAEYEEANRQKISLSTTLPIETKRLEECETRLSRLQAIQQKRTEAQAQLKQKQKTERFIKFARKSYKEAAPRITERYVQTISHEADRLFRELLNRPNVALQWTRDYEIMVQEGAHSRRFINLSGGEQMCAALAVRLALLKVLADIDIAFFDEPTTNMDRPRRESLAEAIGNIKSFRQLFVISHDDTFEKVTENVILVEREFSG, encoded by the coding sequence ATGGAAATACTCTCGGTTAGTCTTAAAAACTTCAAGTTTCACAGCGATCGCTCCTTTTCGTTTCAGCCGGGGACAAATGCGATTTGTGGTGAGAATGGTGCAGGCAAGACGAGCATTCTCGAAGCGGTCGCGTGGGTATTGTTTGACTATACGGGCGCGTACACCAAAGATGATTTGATTCGCAATGGCTCCAATAGTGCCCAAGTGCGGGTAAGCTTTGTTTCGAGCCGGGATCAGCGCACCTATGATGTAAGTCGCTGTACGCGATCGAGCTACACCATTTATGATCCGGAACTGGGCGAAAAGCTCAATTACACCAAAAAAGAAGATGTCCTTCCCTGGCTGAGAGAACATTTGGGAGTGCCAATAGGGACAAATTTATCCGATCTGTTTCGCAATACGATCGGGGTTCCGCAAGGCACGTTTACAGTTGATTTTCTCAAGACCGCAGAGGAGCGCAAGAAGGTCTTTGATCCGATTCTGAAGGTTGAAGAGTACAAGAAAGTCTATAAAGAGTTAGGCGACTTAGAAAAGTTTGCCAAAGCTCAATCTGAGAAGTTAGAGCGTGATATCCAGCAGTATGAGGAATCCCTGCAAGAATGGGATGAACTGAGTCAGCAGAAAGAAGCGCTTAGCCAGACGATCGCGCAGATTCAAATTGACCTGAAGCATTGGGAGCAGCAATACGATCGGCTCAAAGCAGATCAAGAGCAGTACAGTGTGATCGCGGCTCAGGTTCAGCAACTTACTGCTAATTTAGAAGCGATCGCCAGTCGAATGCGGGCTGAGGAACTAAATGTCCAGCGATTGAAGCTAGAACTAGAGACGGCGGAAAAATCGGTTGCTATCTGTACAGAGCGCCGTGAGAGTTATCAAACTTATATGCAAGCTGACCAAGCTTTGCAAGCATTCGATCAAAGTCGGACTCAGCAAGAGAAACTATTGCGCGATCGCCAAACGCGAATTGAATCTTTCAGTGCCTATCAATCCAAGTTAGCGGTTTTAACTCAAAAAGGTGAGCGTCGATCGCAAATCGAAGCGGATCTCAAGCAATTAGAACCATTAATCCAGCAACAATCTGAACTAGAGCAACAGCAAACCCAACTCAATCAGCAACTCCAGGCCTGTCAAAGCTGGAAGCAAACTATGCAGCGCGATGAAAAGCGGCTAGTGCAACTTCAGCAGAATCAAAAACAACTGAGCGATGAAATCGAGCGATTAGAGGGATTAGGCGCGATCGTCAAACAAATTCCTCAGCTTGAGGAACAACAGCAGCGCTATCAACAACAACTCAGCCGCATCGAAGCTGCTACTCAATTCGAGGCAGACTTGCGCCAAATTATCTCACAAGCCCAGAAGCGCGAGAACATTCAAACCCAACACATTCGAGCGGCAACCGTAACATTAAAAGAACTGCAACAAGCAACACCGCTTTGGCAATCTCAGCTTGAAACAGTGTTAACCACGATCGCCCATAGCTCAAAGCTCAATCATCTTTTGATGCAGGATCTTCAAGAAATCTTAGATGATTTATCCCAGCAGCTAGTGGTCGATCGCTTAAAACAATTACTCAAAGAAACTCAAACTCAGCTTAAAACGGTTCGCGATCAAGAAACACAGTATCGCAGTCTAGACGCGAAGTTTGATCAAGAAGAAAGACTTGCTGCGGAAGTTGCAGAACTCCGATCGCTGATTGCTGAACATCAATCCCAACTGCTCACAGAACCCGAACTCACAGCAAAACTCGCTGAAATTACAGCACAACTACAAGCACTAGACAATCCCCGCGATCGTAGTCGGTATCTCACACGCGATCTAAAAGCTTTAGCAGGTCTGGATGCTGAACTTACTCAAGTCCAATCAGAACTGAAAAACGGGCAAGACGCAATCACCGCGATCGACTTGGAGTTAAAGACTTTTGAGAACTTAGCCGATCAAATTCAGGAACAGCAGAACTTACGCGATCGCTACAGAGAAGACTATCAGCTTTATCTAGCTCACCAGCAATCCGCAAACAGTTTCAAAGACCGAAAAGCACAGCTAGAAGAAGCGATCGCACAGTTAAATCAATATCAATCACAACTTCAAACATTAACCAATCAAAAAGCACGGCTAGAAGAAAGCTACGATCCAGAGCAAGTTAAACAGATTAATGCTGAGTACGAAGAAGCCAACCGTCAAAAAATCTCACTTAGCACAACACTCCCGATCGAAACCAAGCGCCTAGAAGAATGCGAAACCAGGCTATCTCGCCTACAAGCCATTCAGCAAAAGCGAACCGAAGCCCAAGCCCAACTCAAGCAAAAACAAAAGACTGAACGATTTATCAAGTTTGCGCGAAAATCCTACAAAGAAGCCGCACCTAGAATCACAGAACGCTATGTGCAAACAATTTCTCATGAAGCCGATCGCTTGTTTAGAGAATTGCTCAACCGTCCGAATGTTGCCCTGCAATGGACACGCGATTATGAAATCATGGTGCAAGAAGGCGCACATTCCCGCAGATTCATCAATCTATCTGGCGGTGAGCAGATGTGTGCCGCTTTAGCCGTGCGTTTAGCCCTGTTAAAGGTACTGGCAGACATCGACATTGCTTTCTTTGATGAACCCACTACAAACATGGATCGACCCAGACGAGAAAGCTTAGCCGAAGCGATCGGTAACATCAAATCCTTCCGTCAACTGTTTGTGATTAGCCACGATGACACCTTCGAGAAAGTCACAGAAAACGTAATCCTCGTTGAGCGAGAATTTAGCGGCTGA
- the crtH gene encoding carotene isomerase has translation MNSTDYDVIVIGSGIGGLVTATQLAAKGASVLVLERYLIPGGSAGYFDREEGYRFDVGASMIFGFGDKGTTNLLTRALDGVGMSIETIPDPVQVHYHLPDGLDLKVHRDYEKFLHELIAYFPHEEKGIRQFYDECWKVFNCLNAMELLSLEEPRYLTRVFFQHPFACLGLVKYLPQNAGDIARRYIHDPQLLKFIDAECYIWSVVPADRTPMINAGMVFSDRHYGGINYPKGGVGQIAQKLVEGLEKAGSHIKYKARVTEIVTENDRAVGVKLASGETFRAKRIVSNATRWDTFEKLLPETQKPTSEKKWQKRYQQSPSFLSLHLGVKAESLPAGIECHHILLENWEDMEAEQGTIFVSIPTLLDPSLAPEGHHIVHTFTPSWMQEWENLSPSEYAEKKEKAADRLIDRLTQIIPDLDRGLDFEEVGTPRSHRRYLGRDNGTYGPIPSRKLLGLLGMPFNRTAVPHLYCVGDSTFPGQGLNAVAFSGFACAHRIAVDLGL, from the coding sequence ATGAATTCTACCGACTACGATGTGATTGTAATTGGGTCAGGCATTGGCGGCTTGGTGACAGCCACTCAGCTCGCGGCAAAAGGAGCCAGCGTCTTAGTTTTAGAGCGGTATCTGATTCCTGGAGGCAGTGCAGGCTATTTCGATCGTGAGGAAGGCTACCGCTTTGATGTCGGGGCATCAATGATTTTTGGGTTTGGGGACAAGGGAACGACGAATTTACTCACCCGCGCTTTGGATGGCGTGGGAATGTCGATCGAAACGATTCCCGATCCGGTTCAGGTTCACTATCACTTGCCGGATGGATTGGATCTGAAAGTTCATCGCGATTACGAGAAGTTTTTGCACGAATTGATCGCCTACTTTCCACACGAAGAAAAGGGAATTCGGCAATTCTATGATGAGTGCTGGAAGGTATTTAATTGCCTGAATGCGATGGAGCTGCTGTCATTAGAAGAACCGCGATATCTGACGCGAGTGTTTTTCCAACATCCCTTTGCTTGTTTGGGCTTAGTGAAATATTTGCCGCAGAATGCTGGAGATATTGCCCGTCGGTATATTCACGATCCGCAATTGCTGAAATTTATTGATGCGGAATGTTATATCTGGTCGGTTGTGCCTGCCGATCGTACTCCGATGATCAATGCGGGGATGGTATTTAGCGATCGACATTACGGCGGCATCAACTATCCGAAAGGCGGTGTCGGGCAGATTGCACAAAAATTAGTCGAAGGATTAGAGAAGGCTGGAAGTCACATCAAGTACAAAGCAAGAGTGACGGAAATCGTCACTGAAAACGATCGCGCGGTGGGGGTTAAGTTAGCCTCCGGGGAAACATTCCGAGCAAAGCGGATTGTTTCTAATGCAACACGCTGGGATACGTTTGAGAAATTACTTCCCGAAACGCAGAAGCCAACCTCTGAGAAAAAATGGCAAAAACGCTATCAGCAATCCCCAAGTTTTTTGAGTTTGCATCTTGGAGTCAAGGCTGAATCATTACCTGCTGGAATCGAATGTCATCACATCTTGCTAGAGAATTGGGAGGATATGGAAGCAGAACAAGGAACGATTTTCGTCTCGATTCCGACGCTGCTTGATCCGAGTTTGGCACCAGAAGGACATCACATTGTTCATACCTTTACCCCTAGCTGGATGCAGGAATGGGAGAACTTGTCTCCGAGCGAATACGCCGAGAAGAAAGAGAAAGCTGCCGATCGCTTAATCGATCGTTTAACACAGATTATTCCGGATCTCGATCGTGGTTTAGATTTTGAGGAAGTTGGGACACCGAGAAGCCATCGCCGCTATCTGGGGCGTGACAATGGCACGTATGGCCCGATTCCCTCGCGCAAACTGCTGGGATTATTGGGAATGCCGTTTAATCGGACTGCGGTTCCTCATCTTTACTGCGTGGGTGATAGTACCTTTCCTGGACAGGGTTTGAATGCGGTAGCGTTTTCAGGATTTGCCTGTGCCCATCGGATTGCAGTGGATTTAGGACTGTAG
- a CDS encoding aspartate carbamoyltransferase catalytic subunit: MSWNRRHVLSLADFSPAEYDTVLQTASSFREVLTRRTKKVPTLQGQVVANLFFEPSTRTRSSFELAAKRLSADTLNFAASTSSITKGETILDTAKTYLAMGTDMMVIRHKEAGVPQAIADEMDRLNVKVGVLNAGDGQHEHPSQALLDLFTICSLIDVEKPRSTLLTGKKVAIVGDILHSRVARSNIWSLTASGAEVHLAAPPTLLPKAFAAFVKDSNPEISRQLFIHWTLEPALIDADFVMTLRLQKERMTSHLLPSLREYHQQFGITRDRLKLCKPEVRVLHPGPVNRGVEISSDLMDDPVLSLISQQVTSGVAVRMALLYLMGGGKVG; the protein is encoded by the coding sequence ATGAGTTGGAATCGTCGTCACGTTCTCTCGCTGGCTGATTTCTCGCCTGCGGAATATGATACCGTTCTGCAAACGGCGAGCAGTTTTCGAGAAGTATTAACGCGCCGCACTAAAAAAGTCCCGACCCTGCAAGGGCAAGTGGTAGCAAATTTGTTCTTTGAACCCTCAACCCGCACCCGCAGTAGTTTTGAGCTTGCGGCAAAAAGATTATCTGCCGATACATTAAATTTTGCAGCCAGCACTTCTTCAATTACAAAAGGCGAAACCATTCTGGATACGGCGAAAACGTATCTAGCAATGGGAACGGACATGATGGTGATTCGGCATAAAGAAGCAGGAGTACCGCAGGCGATCGCCGATGAGATGGATCGCTTAAACGTGAAAGTTGGCGTGTTAAACGCAGGCGACGGACAGCATGAGCATCCCTCGCAGGCGTTGCTAGATTTGTTTACAATCTGTTCGCTGATTGATGTGGAGAAGCCGCGCTCGACGTTATTAACTGGAAAGAAAGTCGCGATCGTGGGAGATATTTTGCATTCGCGAGTAGCGCGATCGAATATTTGGAGCTTGACAGCAAGTGGTGCAGAAGTGCATTTAGCTGCACCTCCGACCTTGTTACCAAAAGCATTTGCAGCGTTTGTGAAAGACAGTAACCCGGAAATTTCGCGTCAGTTGTTCATTCATTGGACGTTAGAACCTGCTCTGATTGATGCGGATTTTGTCATGACGCTGAGATTGCAGAAAGAACGGATGACCAGTCATTTGCTGCCGAGTCTGCGGGAGTATCATCAGCAGTTTGGGATCACTCGAGATCGCCTGAAGTTGTGTAAGCCAGAGGTGAGAGTTTTACATCCAGGCCCCGTAAATCGTGGGGTCGAGATTAGCTCGGACTTGATGGATGATCCGGTTTTGAGTTTAATTTCTCAACAGGTGACGAGCGGAGTCGCTGTGCGAATGGCACTGCTCTATCTCATGGGCGGCGGTAAGGTCGGTTAA
- a CDS encoding class I SAM-dependent methyltransferase, with product MVDQLELNEYKQEVADSYDHRSQAYDDSDWHVQICHRLLEYSHVRTGQTVLDIGTGTGHLLIAAAQVVGDRGQVIGIDISARMLEQAQSKVDALGLKNVEFQLADAEVLDYPLNHFDQILCANTFPWMERKEATLKLWHQFLKPGGGIGVHTPADTAYIGAVVLRRVLAKYDVSLEASNRIGSIEQCQNLFSNAGFEAVEVKTEQHGSYTSLDKAKATWEGVIVHPSSTSLKVFGSGLSQLTSAQLAQVKAEFDAELESLQTNQGIWDDLTTLYILGRKI from the coding sequence ATGGTGGACCAACTTGAATTGAATGAATACAAGCAAGAGGTCGCAGACTCATACGATCATAGAAGTCAAGCCTATGACGATAGCGATTGGCACGTACAGATTTGTCATCGTCTGCTTGAGTATTCTCACGTTAGGACTGGACAGACGGTTTTAGATATTGGAACTGGAACAGGTCATCTGCTGATCGCAGCCGCTCAGGTTGTTGGTGATCGAGGACAGGTGATTGGAATCGACATTTCTGCCCGAATGTTGGAGCAAGCGCAAAGCAAAGTTGACGCATTAGGACTCAAGAACGTAGAGTTTCAACTTGCAGATGCTGAGGTGCTTGATTATCCACTCAACCATTTCGATCAGATCTTATGTGCAAATACATTTCCCTGGATGGAACGCAAAGAAGCGACGTTAAAGCTGTGGCATCAATTCCTCAAGCCAGGTGGTGGAATCGGTGTTCATACTCCTGCTGACACAGCATATATTGGTGCGGTTGTTTTACGAAGAGTATTGGCAAAATATGATGTCTCGTTAGAAGCTAGCAATCGGATTGGATCAATTGAGCAGTGTCAAAATTTGTTTAGCAACGCTGGCTTTGAGGCAGTTGAAGTCAAAACAGAGCAGCACGGCAGCTACACGAGTTTGGATAAAGCAAAGGCAACTTGGGAAGGAGTCATTGTGCATCCTTCGTCTACCTCGCTCAAGGTATTTGGCAGTGGGTTGTCACAATTGACATCAGCACAGTTGGCGCAAGTCAAGGCTGAATTTGATGCAGAGTTAGAATCTCTTCAAACTAATCAGGGAATCTGGGATGATCTCACTACTTTATATATCCTGGGTCGTAAAATTTAA
- a CDS encoding patatin-like phospholipase family protein: MIKILSIDGGGIRGILPAMLLAEIEDRTNRPTVELFDLIAGTSTGGILALGLNKPDLNSEGKPQYSAKKLVNLYENEGSKIFPLHLYDSFYSKLGAIDHPKYPFQPLEEILDTYFGETRLSESLKDVLITSYDLERRRPHLFLSSQARNRASEDFLMKQVGRATSAAPTYFEPLKLKKPSSSDYYALIDGGVFSNNPTLYAYAYASAEARRVHRDANDFLLISLGTGELAPRMPYEEARTWGLVEWAQPILNVVFDGVSDAVHSQLQQLFPEDRYYRIQAALGGIGDRMDNANKDNITALKILADNMIKDNDRLIDKLCELLVK; encoded by the coding sequence ATGATTAAGATTTTATCGATTGATGGTGGGGGTATTCGAGGGATTCTCCCAGCAATGTTGTTAGCCGAAATTGAAGACCGGACAAATAGACCAACCGTAGAACTATTTGATTTAATTGCTGGTACTTCTACTGGTGGAATTCTAGCCTTGGGACTCAATAAGCCAGACTTGAATTCTGAAGGGAAGCCACAGTACAGTGCTAAGAAATTGGTAAACCTATATGAAAATGAAGGCAGTAAGATTTTTCCCCTTCATCTGTACGATAGTTTCTACAGTAAGCTTGGAGCTATAGATCATCCCAAATACCCTTTTCAACCGCTTGAGGAGATTTTAGATACCTACTTTGGTGAAACTCGCCTTAGTGAATCTCTAAAGGATGTTTTGATCACAAGTTATGACCTTGAACGTCGCCGTCCTCATCTTTTTCTAAGTAGTCAAGCAAGGAATAGAGCTAGCGAAGACTTTCTGATGAAACAGGTCGGACGTGCAACTTCTGCTGCGCCGACGTACTTTGAACCCCTTAAATTGAAGAAACCTAGTTCATCGGATTACTATGCTTTGATAGACGGTGGTGTTTTTTCCAACAATCCTACTTTGTATGCTTATGCGTATGCTTCTGCGGAGGCAAGACGGGTTCATAGAGATGCAAATGATTTCTTACTCATCTCACTTGGTACTGGAGAACTTGCTCCCAGAATGCCGTACGAAGAGGCAAGAACATGGGGATTAGTTGAGTGGGCACAGCCAATTCTAAACGTTGTTTTTGATGGTGTTAGTGATGCCGTACATTCTCAGCTTCAGCAGTTGTTTCCTGAAGATAGGTATTACCGTATTCAAGCTGCACTTGGTGGGATAGGTGATCGCATGGATAATGCCAACAAAGACAATATCACCGCACTAAAAATCTTGGCAGACAACATGATTAAGGACAATGATCGATTAATCGATAAACTATGTGAGCTTCTAGTTAAATAA
- a CDS encoding class I SAM-dependent methyltransferase, which translates to MHSDPVQNEYAHLAPRYDRRWSFYVNATVQETMHRLDLNSHERILDLGCGTGTLIQRLLHLAPDTEIVGLDPSAEMLSVARQKLPKSVELQLGSADSIPFPNESFDLVISTNAFHYFRHPSQAIQEVKRVLKPNGHLVITDWCDDYLTCRICDILLRLFNRAHFRTYGTSECQRMLQDEGLARVSIEKYKIDWLWGMMTATAVKELIAA; encoded by the coding sequence ATGCACTCTGATCCTGTTCAAAACGAATACGCCCATCTTGCGCCTCGGTATGATCGTCGTTGGTCGTTTTATGTGAATGCGACTGTTCAGGAAACTATGCATCGTTTAGATCTCAATTCTCATGAGCGCATCTTGGATCTTGGTTGTGGAACAGGAACGTTAATTCAGCGCCTTTTGCACTTGGCTCCAGACACAGAGATTGTTGGATTAGATCCTTCCGCAGAAATGTTGAGTGTAGCCCGACAGAAATTACCGAAGTCAGTTGAGTTGCAACTCGGTAGTGCAGATAGTATTCCATTTCCGAACGAGAGTTTTGATTTGGTGATTTCAACCAATGCATTTCATTACTTTCGCCATCCTTCCCAAGCGATTCAAGAAGTAAAGCGAGTTCTAAAGCCTAATGGGCATCTAGTTATTACAGATTGGTGCGATGATTATCTGACGTGTCGTATCTGTGATATTCTGCTACGTCTTTTTAATCGCGCTCATTTTCGGACGTATGGTACAAGTGAGTGCCAGAGAATGCTTCAAGATGAAGGATTAGCCAGGGTTTCAATTGAGAAATACAAAATTGATTGGTTGTGGGGGATGATGACAGCAACGGCTGTTAAGGAGTTGATCGCAGCATAA
- a CDS encoding methyltransferase domain-containing protein: MNHVNTTRFYWEQQEDNSNGMLLNPDAAVIDELEKQEIIGYLPPLEGAEVLELAAGIGRYTAFFASVADHVTAVDFVEKFIKRNQEINRASSNITYYCRNVMEVNFDTGKFDFIFINWLLMYLEDHEVQLLVQRMYQWIKLNGSLFVRESCFTSSNPDRIHPHTYYRSSNFYLNLFSQHFKLVSHGNISVYEKKYQNPNQLYWLFQKN, encoded by the coding sequence ATGAATCATGTTAATACAACGAGGTTCTATTGGGAGCAACAGGAAGATAACAGTAATGGGATGTTACTGAACCCTGATGCTGCAGTTATCGATGAACTGGAGAAGCAAGAAATCATCGGTTATCTACCTCCGCTGGAAGGAGCTGAAGTTTTAGAGTTGGCTGCAGGCATCGGACGCTACACAGCTTTTTTTGCTAGTGTAGCCGATCACGTTACGGCTGTAGATTTTGTCGAAAAATTCATCAAGAGAAATCAAGAAATTAATAGAGCATCTTCAAACATCACTTACTACTGTAGAAATGTTATGGAGGTGAACTTTGATACTGGTAAATTTGATTTCATTTTTATTAATTGGTTGCTCATGTATCTAGAGGATCATGAAGTGCAGCTACTGGTTCAACGTATGTACCAATGGATTAAGTTGAATGGAAGCCTTTTTGTTAGAGAAAGTTGCTTTACTTCTTCAAATCCTGACCGTATACATCCCCACACCTACTACAGAAGCTCGAACTTCTACTTGAATCTGTTCAGTCAACACTTTAAACTTGTCTCTCATGGCAACATCTCAGTGTATGAGAAGAAGTATCAGAATCCCAATCAATTGTATTGGCTATTCCAAAAAAACTAG
- a CDS encoding TIGR01548 family HAD-type hydrolase, translating to MSKSSAHSHTPAIVIFDVDGVIRDAASSHFRAMADTVVHFTDGVYCPTLEDIDILTAEGTWNNDWLASQELIYRYFEGQGYSRGQIELNYEALVEFFEGCYWGQNSGSNLGYVYQETLLVDRDYFDQLKRFGIPWGFFTGTTRRSASYVLESRLKLASPTIAAFEDGPGKPDPTNLLSVVNQLECVGRLDNSIPVIFVGDTTAEVETIHRSRLVVPDRKWLSIGVLPPHVQKADSTAQAYEKTLIEAGANVVLQSVKELTPHMIVSLVDSKL from the coding sequence ATGTCGAAATCTTCTGCTCATTCCCATACTCCAGCCATTGTTATTTTTGACGTTGATGGTGTCATTCGAGATGCTGCTAGTTCTCATTTCCGAGCAATGGCTGATACTGTTGTGCATTTCACTGATGGAGTTTACTGTCCCACCTTAGAAGACATTGATATACTCACAGCAGAGGGAACTTGGAATAACGATTGGCTTGCCTCTCAAGAACTTATCTACCGCTATTTCGAGGGTCAAGGGTATTCTAGAGGACAGATTGAACTGAATTATGAAGCATTAGTTGAATTTTTTGAAGGTTGCTATTGGGGGCAGAACTCAGGAAGTAATTTAGGCTACGTTTACCAAGAAACACTACTAGTCGATCGAGATTACTTTGACCAATTGAAGCGATTTGGCATTCCTTGGGGATTTTTCACTGGAACAACTCGACGATCTGCTAGTTATGTTCTCGAAAGCCGCCTCAAACTCGCTTCTCCAACTATAGCGGCTTTTGAAGATGGCCCTGGCAAACCTGATCCAACAAATCTGTTGTCAGTAGTTAATCAGCTAGAGTGTGTAGGAAGACTAGACAATTCCATTCCAGTGATATTTGTAGGAGATACAACAGCCGAAGTAGAAACCATACATCGATCTCGCCTTGTTGTACCTGATCGGAAGTGGTTAAGCATTGGTGTCCTACCACCGCACGTTCAGAAAGCAGATTCAACGGCCCAAGCGTATGAAAAAACGCTAATTGAAGCAGGAGCGAACGTAGTTTTACAGTCTGTGAAAGAGCTTACTCCTCATATGATTGTCTCCTTAGTTGATTCTAAGCTCTAA